In Elaeis guineensis isolate ETL-2024a chromosome 1, EG11, whole genome shotgun sequence, a genomic segment contains:
- the LOC105040031 gene encoding protein GFS12 isoform X4, whose protein sequence is MHDLTSCSGRNYLDNDFTDGKEEMSLSEQDHCQAELDAAILSDGVPFSSGDDSLWSGEGLVARNIEGSTTISYKQETCLRVIAALGPFACVHRGSSATIKDLICKYTSELTEDFVISSLNLLMEGKLTGGYGTDLLKLVGFPAFSKSTIPASVRHPNISPVLGVLKTPAYDYLLHAKAPYTLESVLHYSPRALKSDWNIRFLIYQVLSALAYMHGLGVAHGNICPSTIQLTDSCWSWLSISDMHLLKGCLSLKEPACLRACCCMENCPCQAIYADLKLSMSMDWHSDFKRWWKGELSNYEYLLVLNRLAGRRWGDHTFHTVMPWIIDFSVKPDENSDAGWRDLKKSKWRLAKGDEQLDFTYSTSEIPHHVSDECLSELAVCSYKARRLPLRILRSAVRSVYEPNEYPSNMQRLYQWTPDECIPEFYSDPRIFSSIHSEMSDLAVPSWAASPEEFISLHRAALESVRVSQEIHHWIDITFGYKLSGQASITAKNVMLPASDPLMPKSMGRRQLFMKPHPKRRGTIPHPHYHSHEESCSKYQVHGNDNEKNSSMSSDNTGQLHLTSQDHFPSGTGFLEDLEEATLFCEHARYLNPSYSYVENFVQNFSPVEVPLNEPSKMENLKSPSSAPSMPSDFSLSCLLECFEADDSGSMGFQEFLHWRQKASSSGVSSEDLAEDIFSVGCILAELYLRRPLFDPISLAAYKQNGILPGTVQELPPHVALLVEASIQRDWKRRPSAKCFLESQYFPPTVRSAYLFLSPLQLVTKTGHRLLYAAKLASEGALKAMGRYAAEMCAPYCLPLITSPLLDVETESALCLLKEFLKCLSIQAIKALILPIIQKILQVSEYSHLKVSLLQDSFVRDLWNRLGKQAYLEKLHPLVISSLCNSPNKISASAAAVLLIGSSEELGVPITVQQTILPLIHSFGKGLCTDGIDALVRIGGLLGENFIVRQLLPLLRNVILSCIDVSQMNKPEPVQSWNALTLIDSFSTLDGLVLVLPVEIILKELIQDKICLHVKALMQTHMDLSVIQVAATTLIAVCQRIGPEYTSVCVMPQLKELFDELAFSQAATYGTGPDGRDSKVSQLKIGEKFQIETRRDLILLLYPPIASLIGIENLRKCCPTWFLLEQILHKIYKWKWESFGETCRSGGEILNSQRLAFGKISSSEYNPAKLLLNGVGWSIPQSQGVKTGMSVINPRLVNEHQQTAKVNNSVTSNLGSHEPWFWFPSPDASWDVPDFLGRSGGLKDELPWKIKASILYSARAHPGALRSLAVCHDECTVYTGGVGPGFKGSVQKWELPRMNCISGYYGHDEVVNAICILSVSGRIASCDGTIHIWNGQTGKLIAAYAESSTNFPLSMSAKVNAEQPNMLTPNALSGGILSNAFSGSLYTCMNHIEIDDKLIAGMGNGSVRFIDVVQDRKLHLWKSDVTEYSFSSLVSAICSCGSEKLQAERAVASPSWIASGLSSGHCRLLDARSGNIIALWRAHDGYITKLASLEDHLLVSSSLDKTLRVWDLRRNLASQLNVFRGHSDGISSFSIWGQDILSVSRNKIALTSLSRSTAEQGGQHWLSPQKLYSADKGMRNLSVLSTISVLPLSRLFLVGTEDGYLKICC, encoded by the exons ATGCATGACCTCACTTCCTGCAGTGGCCGCAACTATTTGGACAATGATTTCACAGATGGTAAAGAGGAGATGTCTTTGTCAGAACAAGATCATTGTCAAGCTGAACTTGATGCTGCTATTCTCAGTGATGGCGTGCCATTTTCATCGGGTGATGATTCCCTATGGTCAGGGGAAGGTCTGGTGGCCCGGAATATTGAAGGTTCCACCACCATTTCTTACAAACAGGAAACATGTTTAAGGGTGATCGCTGCATTGGGTCCATTTGCTTGTGTCCATAGGGGCTCCTCTGCCACTATCAAAGATCTAATTTGCAAATATACATCTGAATTAACTGAAGACTTTGTGATTTCATCTCTAAATCTCCTAATGGAAGGAAAATTAACTGGGGGATATGGTACAGATCTTTTAAAGTTGGTTGGGTTTCCTGCATTCAGCAAGAGCACTATTCCTGCCAGTGTGAGACATCCTAACATTTCCCCTGTTTTAGGTGTTCTGAAAACACCTGCATATGATTATTTATTGCATGCTAAGGCTCCATACACTCTAGAAAGTGTTCTGCACTATAGCCCCAGGGCATTGAAATCAGATTGgaacattagatttttaatttatcaggtGCTTTCTGCTTTAGCATACATGCATGGTTTGGGGGTTGCTCATGGAAACATATGCCCCTCCACCATCCAGTTAACTGATTCATGTTGGTCATGGCTGAGCATCAGTGACATGCATCTTCTGAAAGGTTGCCTGAGTTTGAAAGAACCTGCTTGTTTGAGGGCATGTTGCTGCATGGAGAACTGTCCTTGTCAAGCTATTTATGCTGATTTGAAGCTGTCAATGTCTATGGATTGGCATTCTGATTTCAAGCGGTGGTGGAAAGGTGAATTGAGCAACTATGAATACCTTCTTGTCTTAAATAGATTAGCTGGGAGGAGGTGGGGTGATCATACATTTCATACAGTGATGCCCTGGATCATAGACTTCAGTGTAAAGCCAGATGAAAATTCTGATGCTGGCTGGAGGGACCTCAAGAAGAGCAAATGGAGGTTGGCAAAAGGTGATGAGCAATTGGATTTCACATATTCAACATCAGAAATTCCCCACCATGTTTCTGATGAATGCCTTTCTGAATTAGCAGTCTGCAGTTACAAAGCCAGAAGGCTACCTTTGAGAATACTTCGTTCTGCTGTGCGCTCTGTCTATGAGCCTAATGAGTATCCATCTAACATGCAAAGACTTTACCAGTGGACTCCAGATGAGTGCATTCCTGAGTTTTACAGTGACCCTCGAATTTTCTCCTCTATCCATTCTGAGATGAGTGATCTGGCTGTGCCGTCATGGGCTGCATCTCCTGAAGAATTTATCTCATTACATCGAGCTGCATTGGAAAGTGTTCGTGTATCGCAAGAAATTCATCATTGGATTGACATAACGTTTGGTTACAAGCTTTCTGGCCAAGCATCTATTACTGCCAAGAATGTAATGTTGCCTGCATCTGATCCATTAATGCCAAAATCTATGGGGCGTCGACAGCTCTTTATGAAACCGCATCCTAAGCGACGTGGAACCATACCTCACCCTCATTATCACAGCCATGAAGAATCATGCAGTAAGTATCAAGTTCACGGAAATGATAATGAGAAAAACTCAAGCATGTCTTCTGATAATACTGGTCAATTGCACCTTACTTCTCAGGATCATTTCCCTTCAGGAACTGGTTTCTTGGAAGATTTAGAAGAAGCCACTTTATTTTGTGAACATGCACGCTATTTAAATCCAAGCTACAGTTATGTAGAAAATTTTGTTCAGAATTTTTCACCTGTGGAAGTTCCACTAAATGAGCCTTCCAAAATGGAGAATTTAAAATCACCTTCCAGTGCTCCCTCAATGCCATCTGATTTTAGTTTAAGTTGTCTTCTTGAATGTTTTGAGGCTGATGATAGTGGTTCAATGGGCTTTCAAGAGTTTTTGCACTGGAGACAAAAAGCATCCTCTTCGGGAGTAAGTTCTGAAGATCTTGCAGAGGACATATTCTCCGTTGGGTGCATATTGGCTGAACTTTATTTGAGGAGGCCACTTTTTGACCCTATTTCATTAGCTGCATACAAGCAAAATGGCATCCTACCAGGAACAGTGCAGGAACTGCCTCCTCATGTTGCACTTCTTGTTGAAGCATCCATCCAGAGGGACTGGAAGAG GAGACCATCTGCAAAATGCTTTCTGGAGTCACAATACTTCCCTCCAACAGTCAGGTCTGCATATTTGTTTCTTTCTCCACTTCAACTGGTGACTAAAACTGGTCATCGCCTTCTATATGCTGCTAAACTTGCAAGTGAAGGAGCCCTGAAAGCTATGGGAAGATATGCTGCAGAAATGTGTGCACCCTACTGCTTACCACTTATCACATCACCTTTGTTGGATGTTGAAACCGAATCAGCTTTAtgtctgctgaaagagtttctgAAGTGCTTGAGCATTCAAGCAATAAAAGCTTTGATTTTGCCCATCATTCAGAAGATTTTACAG GTATCAGAATATTCACATCTGAAGGTATCTCTCCTCCAAGACTCCTTTGTGCGGGACTTGTGGAACCGATTGGGTAAACAAGCATATCTGGAGAAGTTACATCCTTTAGTGATCTCTAGCTTATGCAACTCACCTAACAAGATATCTGCTTCTGCTGCTGCTGTCCTTTTGATTGGTTCTAGCGAAGAGCTTGGTGTTCCCATTACAGTTCAGCAG ACAATATTACCACTAATCCACTCTTTTGGGAAGGGACTTTGCACTGATGGAATTGATGCTCTGGTTAGAATTG GTGGTCttcttggagaaaattttattgtCAGGCAGCTTCTGCCTTTACTAAGGAATGTTATTCTCTCATGCATCGATGTTTCTCAGATGAATAAGCCTGAGCCTGTGCAGAGCTGGAATGCTTTAACTTTAATCGATAGCTTTTCCACCTTAGATGGTTTGGTCTTGGTCTTGCCTGTAGAAATAATCCTTAAGGAGTTAATTCAG GACAAAATCTGCCTCCATGTGAAGGCTCTAATGCAGACTCATATGGATCTTTCCGTGATTCAG GTTGCTGCAACTACACTTATTGCAGTCTGTCAAAGGATTGGACCAGAATATACTTCTGTATGTGTCATGCCGCAACTCAAAGAGCTGTTTGATGAGCTGGCCTTTTCTCAGGCAGCAACTTATGGAACTGGTCCTGATGGTAGAGATTCTAAGGTTTCTCAATTAAAAATAGGCGAAAAGTTTCAGATTGAAACCAGAAGAGACCTTAT CTTGCTTTTGTATCCTCCAATTGCATCCCTTATTGGCATAGAGAATCTTCGCAAGTGTTGTCCCACATGGTTTCTTTTGGAGCAAATTCTTCACAAGATTTACAAATGGAAG TGGGAGTCTTTTGGGGAAACTTGTAGAAGTGGTGGTGAAATTTTGAACTCTCAAAGGCTTGCATTTGGAAAAATTTCTTCATCAGAGTACAATCCAGCCAAACTATTGCTTAATGGTGTTGGTTGGTCTATTCCGCAATCGCAAGGAGTTAAAACTGGCATGTCTGTGATAAATCCCAGGCTTGTAAATGAGCATCAACAAACTGCAAAAGTAAATAATTCAGTAACCTCAAATCTTGGCAGCCATGAACCATGGTTTTGGTTCCCTAGTCCTGATGCTAGTTGGGATGTTCCTGATTTTCTTGGACGCAGTGGAGGCTTAAAAGATGAACTTCCTTGGAAGATCAAAGCGTCAATTCTTTACTCCGCCCGTGCTCATCCTGGAGCTCTGAGATCTTTAGCTGTTTGTCATGATGAATGCACAGTTTATACTGGAGGAGTTGGTCCTGGATTCAAAGGAAGTGTTCAGAAGTGGGAATTGCCTAGAATGAACTGCATATCAGGCTATTATGGCCATGATGAG gtGGTGAATGCTATCTGCATATTATCTGTCAGTGGAAGGATAGCTTCTTGTGACGGTACTATTCATATATGGAATGGACAAACTGGGAAGCTGATAGCAGCATATGCTGAATCATCAACAAATTTCCCACTGTCGATGTCAGCCAAGGTGAATGCAGAGCAGCCCAACATGCTTACTCCAAATGCACTCTCTGGTGGCATACTGTCTAATGCATTCAGTGGTAGTTTGTACACATGCATGAATCACATAGAGATTGATGATAAGCTTATAGCTGGCATGGGAAATGGTTCAGTCAG GTTCATTGATGTTGTTCAAGACCGGAAACTGCACCTGTGGAAGAGTGATGTAACTGAATATTCTTTTTCATCGCTTGTGTCAGCCATTTGCTCCTGTGGGTCTGAAAAGCTTCAAGCAGAGAGAGCTGTAGCTTCGCCATcttggattgcttctgggcttaGTTCAGGACATTGTAGGTTGCTTGATGCGAGGAGTGGAAATATCATTGCTCTTTGGCGAGCACATGACGGCTACATTACTAAG TTAGCATCTCTGGAGGATCATTTGCTTGTATCCAGTTCTCTTGATAAAACCTTGCGAGTTTGGGATCTGAGAAG GAACTTGGCTTCTCAATTGAATGTTTTTAGAGGCCATTCTGATGGCATCTCCAGCTTCTCCATTTGGGGTCAGGACATACTCTCAGTTTCCAGAAATAAGATTGCACTGACCTCTCTTTCTAGATCAACCGCTGAA CAGGGCGGACAGCATTGGCTTTCACCTCAGAAGCTGTATTCTGCTGATAAGGGGATGAGAAACCTCTCGGTGCTCTCCACCATCAGTGTGCTTCCGCTCTCACGATTATTTCTTGTGGGAACAGAAGATGGTTATCTGAAGATCTGTTGTTAG
- the LOC105040031 gene encoding protein GFS12 isoform X2 — MDSPLPFSPCSIRPREELRRDPHTAAAAKAALWSASTGRAMGGATFPCFECLERIIRSDLSADLVFRYGVSDSALPFGSTAVVQSYLNQGTENTAGEEVSSQIVLVAISNDDKKFLDANFGRNYLDNDFTDGKEEMSLSEQDHCQAELDAAILSDGVPFSSGDDSLWSGEGLVARNIEGSTTISYKQETCLRVIAALGPFACVHRGSSATIKDLICKYTSELTEDFVISSLNLLMEGKLTGGYGTDLLKLVGFPAFSKSTIPASVRHPNISPVLGVLKTPAYDYLLHAKAPYTLESVLHYSPRALKSDWNIRFLIYQVLSALAYMHGLGVAHGNICPSTIQLTDSCWSWLSISDMHLLKGCLSLKEPACLRACCCMENCPCQAIYADLKLSMSMDWHSDFKRWWKGELSNYEYLLVLNRLAGRRWGDHTFHTVMPWIIDFSVKPDENSDAGWRDLKKSKWRLAKGDEQLDFTYSTSEIPHHVSDECLSELAVCSYKARRLPLRILRSAVRSVYEPNEYPSNMQRLYQWTPDECIPEFYSDPRIFSSIHSEMSDLAVPSWAASPEEFISLHRAALESVRVSQEIHHWIDITFGYKLSGQASITAKNVMLPASDPLMPKSMGRRQLFMKPHPKRRGTIPHPHYHSHEESCSKYQVHGNDNEKNSSMSSDNTGQLHLTSQDHFPSGTGFLEDLEEATLFCEHARYLNPSYSYVENFVQNFSPVEVPLNEPSKMENLKSPSSAPSMPSDFSLSCLLECFEADDSGSMGFQEFLHWRQKASSSGVSSEDLAEDIFSVGCILAELYLRRPLFDPISLAAYKQNGILPGTVQELPPHVALLVEASIQRDWKRRPSAKCFLESQYFPPTVRSAYLFLSPLQLVTKTGHRLLYAAKLASEGALKAMGRYAAEMCAPYCLPLITSPLLDVETESALCLLKEFLKCLSIQAIKALILPIIQKILQVSEYSHLKVSLLQDSFVRDLWNRLGKQAYLEKLHPLVISSLCNSPNKISASAAAVLLIGSSEELGVPITVQQTILPLIHSFGKGLCTDGIDALVRIGGLLGENFIVRQLLPLLRNVILSCIDVSQMNKPEPVQSWNALTLIDSFSTLDGLVLVLPVEIILKELIQDKICLHVKALMQTHMDLSVIQVAATTLIAVCQRIGPEYTSVCVMPQLKELFDELAFSQAATYGTGPDGRDSKVSQLKIGEKFQIETRRDLILLLYPPIASLIGIENLRKCCPTWFLLEQILHKIYKWKWESFGETCRSGGEILNSQRLAFGKISSSEYNPAKLLLNGVGWSIPQSQGVKTGMSVINPRLVNEHQQTAKVNNSVTSNLGSHEPWFWFPSPDASWDVPDFLGRSGGLKDELPWKIKASILYSARAHPGALRSLAVCHDECTVYTGGVGPGFKGSVQKWELPRMNCISGYYGHDEVVNAICILSVSGRIASCDGTIHIWNGQTGKLIAAYAESSTNFPLSMSAKVNAEQPNMLTPNALSGGILSNAFSGSLYTCMNHIEIDDKLIAGMGNGSVRFIDVVQDRKLHLWKSDVTEYSFSSLVSAICSCGSEKLQAERAVASPSWIASGLSSGHCRLLDARSGNIIALWRAHDGYITKLASLEDHLLVSSSLDKTLRVWDLRRNLASQLNVFRGHSDGISSFSIWGQDILSVSRNKIALTSLSRSTAEGGQHWLSPQKLYSADKGMRNLSVLSTISVLPLSRLFLVGTEDGYLKICC, encoded by the exons TGAGGAGGTCTCTTCTCAAATTGTGCTTGTGGCAATATCTAATGATGATAAAAAATTCTTGGATGCAAATTT TGGCCGCAACTATTTGGACAATGATTTCACAGATGGTAAAGAGGAGATGTCTTTGTCAGAACAAGATCATTGTCAAGCTGAACTTGATGCTGCTATTCTCAGTGATGGCGTGCCATTTTCATCGGGTGATGATTCCCTATGGTCAGGGGAAGGTCTGGTGGCCCGGAATATTGAAGGTTCCACCACCATTTCTTACAAACAGGAAACATGTTTAAGGGTGATCGCTGCATTGGGTCCATTTGCTTGTGTCCATAGGGGCTCCTCTGCCACTATCAAAGATCTAATTTGCAAATATACATCTGAATTAACTGAAGACTTTGTGATTTCATCTCTAAATCTCCTAATGGAAGGAAAATTAACTGGGGGATATGGTACAGATCTTTTAAAGTTGGTTGGGTTTCCTGCATTCAGCAAGAGCACTATTCCTGCCAGTGTGAGACATCCTAACATTTCCCCTGTTTTAGGTGTTCTGAAAACACCTGCATATGATTATTTATTGCATGCTAAGGCTCCATACACTCTAGAAAGTGTTCTGCACTATAGCCCCAGGGCATTGAAATCAGATTGgaacattagatttttaatttatcaggtGCTTTCTGCTTTAGCATACATGCATGGTTTGGGGGTTGCTCATGGAAACATATGCCCCTCCACCATCCAGTTAACTGATTCATGTTGGTCATGGCTGAGCATCAGTGACATGCATCTTCTGAAAGGTTGCCTGAGTTTGAAAGAACCTGCTTGTTTGAGGGCATGTTGCTGCATGGAGAACTGTCCTTGTCAAGCTATTTATGCTGATTTGAAGCTGTCAATGTCTATGGATTGGCATTCTGATTTCAAGCGGTGGTGGAAAGGTGAATTGAGCAACTATGAATACCTTCTTGTCTTAAATAGATTAGCTGGGAGGAGGTGGGGTGATCATACATTTCATACAGTGATGCCCTGGATCATAGACTTCAGTGTAAAGCCAGATGAAAATTCTGATGCTGGCTGGAGGGACCTCAAGAAGAGCAAATGGAGGTTGGCAAAAGGTGATGAGCAATTGGATTTCACATATTCAACATCAGAAATTCCCCACCATGTTTCTGATGAATGCCTTTCTGAATTAGCAGTCTGCAGTTACAAAGCCAGAAGGCTACCTTTGAGAATACTTCGTTCTGCTGTGCGCTCTGTCTATGAGCCTAATGAGTATCCATCTAACATGCAAAGACTTTACCAGTGGACTCCAGATGAGTGCATTCCTGAGTTTTACAGTGACCCTCGAATTTTCTCCTCTATCCATTCTGAGATGAGTGATCTGGCTGTGCCGTCATGGGCTGCATCTCCTGAAGAATTTATCTCATTACATCGAGCTGCATTGGAAAGTGTTCGTGTATCGCAAGAAATTCATCATTGGATTGACATAACGTTTGGTTACAAGCTTTCTGGCCAAGCATCTATTACTGCCAAGAATGTAATGTTGCCTGCATCTGATCCATTAATGCCAAAATCTATGGGGCGTCGACAGCTCTTTATGAAACCGCATCCTAAGCGACGTGGAACCATACCTCACCCTCATTATCACAGCCATGAAGAATCATGCAGTAAGTATCAAGTTCACGGAAATGATAATGAGAAAAACTCAAGCATGTCTTCTGATAATACTGGTCAATTGCACCTTACTTCTCAGGATCATTTCCCTTCAGGAACTGGTTTCTTGGAAGATTTAGAAGAAGCCACTTTATTTTGTGAACATGCACGCTATTTAAATCCAAGCTACAGTTATGTAGAAAATTTTGTTCAGAATTTTTCACCTGTGGAAGTTCCACTAAATGAGCCTTCCAAAATGGAGAATTTAAAATCACCTTCCAGTGCTCCCTCAATGCCATCTGATTTTAGTTTAAGTTGTCTTCTTGAATGTTTTGAGGCTGATGATAGTGGTTCAATGGGCTTTCAAGAGTTTTTGCACTGGAGACAAAAAGCATCCTCTTCGGGAGTAAGTTCTGAAGATCTTGCAGAGGACATATTCTCCGTTGGGTGCATATTGGCTGAACTTTATTTGAGGAGGCCACTTTTTGACCCTATTTCATTAGCTGCATACAAGCAAAATGGCATCCTACCAGGAACAGTGCAGGAACTGCCTCCTCATGTTGCACTTCTTGTTGAAGCATCCATCCAGAGGGACTGGAAGAG GAGACCATCTGCAAAATGCTTTCTGGAGTCACAATACTTCCCTCCAACAGTCAGGTCTGCATATTTGTTTCTTTCTCCACTTCAACTGGTGACTAAAACTGGTCATCGCCTTCTATATGCTGCTAAACTTGCAAGTGAAGGAGCCCTGAAAGCTATGGGAAGATATGCTGCAGAAATGTGTGCACCCTACTGCTTACCACTTATCACATCACCTTTGTTGGATGTTGAAACCGAATCAGCTTTAtgtctgctgaaagagtttctgAAGTGCTTGAGCATTCAAGCAATAAAAGCTTTGATTTTGCCCATCATTCAGAAGATTTTACAG GTATCAGAATATTCACATCTGAAGGTATCTCTCCTCCAAGACTCCTTTGTGCGGGACTTGTGGAACCGATTGGGTAAACAAGCATATCTGGAGAAGTTACATCCTTTAGTGATCTCTAGCTTATGCAACTCACCTAACAAGATATCTGCTTCTGCTGCTGCTGTCCTTTTGATTGGTTCTAGCGAAGAGCTTGGTGTTCCCATTACAGTTCAGCAG ACAATATTACCACTAATCCACTCTTTTGGGAAGGGACTTTGCACTGATGGAATTGATGCTCTGGTTAGAATTG GTGGTCttcttggagaaaattttattgtCAGGCAGCTTCTGCCTTTACTAAGGAATGTTATTCTCTCATGCATCGATGTTTCTCAGATGAATAAGCCTGAGCCTGTGCAGAGCTGGAATGCTTTAACTTTAATCGATAGCTTTTCCACCTTAGATGGTTTGGTCTTGGTCTTGCCTGTAGAAATAATCCTTAAGGAGTTAATTCAG GACAAAATCTGCCTCCATGTGAAGGCTCTAATGCAGACTCATATGGATCTTTCCGTGATTCAG GTTGCTGCAACTACACTTATTGCAGTCTGTCAAAGGATTGGACCAGAATATACTTCTGTATGTGTCATGCCGCAACTCAAAGAGCTGTTTGATGAGCTGGCCTTTTCTCAGGCAGCAACTTATGGAACTGGTCCTGATGGTAGAGATTCTAAGGTTTCTCAATTAAAAATAGGCGAAAAGTTTCAGATTGAAACCAGAAGAGACCTTAT CTTGCTTTTGTATCCTCCAATTGCATCCCTTATTGGCATAGAGAATCTTCGCAAGTGTTGTCCCACATGGTTTCTTTTGGAGCAAATTCTTCACAAGATTTACAAATGGAAG TGGGAGTCTTTTGGGGAAACTTGTAGAAGTGGTGGTGAAATTTTGAACTCTCAAAGGCTTGCATTTGGAAAAATTTCTTCATCAGAGTACAATCCAGCCAAACTATTGCTTAATGGTGTTGGTTGGTCTATTCCGCAATCGCAAGGAGTTAAAACTGGCATGTCTGTGATAAATCCCAGGCTTGTAAATGAGCATCAACAAACTGCAAAAGTAAATAATTCAGTAACCTCAAATCTTGGCAGCCATGAACCATGGTTTTGGTTCCCTAGTCCTGATGCTAGTTGGGATGTTCCTGATTTTCTTGGACGCAGTGGAGGCTTAAAAGATGAACTTCCTTGGAAGATCAAAGCGTCAATTCTTTACTCCGCCCGTGCTCATCCTGGAGCTCTGAGATCTTTAGCTGTTTGTCATGATGAATGCACAGTTTATACTGGAGGAGTTGGTCCTGGATTCAAAGGAAGTGTTCAGAAGTGGGAATTGCCTAGAATGAACTGCATATCAGGCTATTATGGCCATGATGAG gtGGTGAATGCTATCTGCATATTATCTGTCAGTGGAAGGATAGCTTCTTGTGACGGTACTATTCATATATGGAATGGACAAACTGGGAAGCTGATAGCAGCATATGCTGAATCATCAACAAATTTCCCACTGTCGATGTCAGCCAAGGTGAATGCAGAGCAGCCCAACATGCTTACTCCAAATGCACTCTCTGGTGGCATACTGTCTAATGCATTCAGTGGTAGTTTGTACACATGCATGAATCACATAGAGATTGATGATAAGCTTATAGCTGGCATGGGAAATGGTTCAGTCAG GTTCATTGATGTTGTTCAAGACCGGAAACTGCACCTGTGGAAGAGTGATGTAACTGAATATTCTTTTTCATCGCTTGTGTCAGCCATTTGCTCCTGTGGGTCTGAAAAGCTTCAAGCAGAGAGAGCTGTAGCTTCGCCATcttggattgcttctgggcttaGTTCAGGACATTGTAGGTTGCTTGATGCGAGGAGTGGAAATATCATTGCTCTTTGGCGAGCACATGACGGCTACATTACTAAG TTAGCATCTCTGGAGGATCATTTGCTTGTATCCAGTTCTCTTGATAAAACCTTGCGAGTTTGGGATCTGAGAAG GAACTTGGCTTCTCAATTGAATGTTTTTAGAGGCCATTCTGATGGCATCTCCAGCTTCTCCATTTGGGGTCAGGACATACTCTCAGTTTCCAGAAATAAGATTGCACTGACCTCTCTTTCTAGATCAACCGCTGAA GGCGGACAGCATTGGCTTTCACCTCAGAAGCTGTATTCTGCTGATAAGGGGATGAGAAACCTCTCGGTGCTCTCCACCATCAGTGTGCTTCCGCTCTCACGATTATTTCTTGTGGGAACAGAAGATGGTTATCTGAAGATCTGTTGTTAG